GCAGGCGCTCAAGGACGCGGGGCTCGACCGGATCAACGTGTCGCTCGACTCGGTGCACGCCGAGACCTTCCGCCTCATCACGCGCCGGCCCTTCCTCGACCGCGTGCTCGAGGGCATCGACGCCGCCGCGGCCGCGGGGCTCGCGCCCATCAAGATCAACGCGGTGCTCGTGCGCGGCGTCAACGACGACCAGGCGGCGGACCTGCTCGAGTGGGCGGTGGCGGGCGGCCACCAGCTGCGCTTCATCGAGCAGATGCCGCTCGACGCGGACCACGCGTGGGACCGGGCCGAGATGATCACGGCGGCCGAGATCCGCGCGCGCCTCTCCGAGCGCTTCACCCTCGTGCCCGACGAGGCGCCGCGCGACGGCGCCCCGGCCGAGCTGTGGCGGGTGCACTCCCGTGAGGGCGGCGCGGGCACGGCGATGCTCGGCCGCGTCGGCGTCATCGCGAGCGTCACGGAGCCGTTCTGCGCCGACTGCCGCCGCACCCGACTCACCGCGACCGGCGGCGTCCGCAGCTGCCTCTTCTCGCACACCGAGACCGACCTGCTCGCCCCCCTCCGCTCCGGCGCGTCGGATGCCGAGATCGCCGACCTCTGGCGCGGCGCCATGTGGGCGAAGCCGAAGGGGCACGGCATGGACCAGGCCGACTTCATCCAGCCCGCCCGCTCGATGAGCGCGATCGGGGGCTGACGTGATCGTGCCCGTGGAGCTCTTCGCCGCCGCCGCCGCCGCGCTCGGCCGCACGACCGACCAGCTCGACCTGCCCGACGGCGCCGTGCTCGGCGACCTCGTGGACGCGCTCGGCGCCCTGGCCGTGACCACCGACGACCCGGCGAACGCCGCCGCCGTGCTGGCCCGCTGCTCCTACCTCGTCGAGGGCGTCGCCACGACCGACCGCGACGCGCCCCTCACCGCGGGCAGCGCGGTCGACGTGCTGCCGCCGTTCTCGGGCGGCTGATCAGCCCACCCCATAGGCGACGGCGCGCGGACGCGGGAGGCTGGGGCATGACCGACGGCACCGATCCCACCCGCGTCCGCGACCAGCCCGCGATCCGCACGGGTCGGCGCCGGGCGTGGCTCGTGCCCGCGGGACTGCTCGCCGGGATCACGATCGCGCTGCTCGTCGCGGCGCGGGGCCTGGAGGCGGGGATCGCCGTGACCGCGATCGTCGCGACCGCCGTGCTCTACGCCGCGATGCTCGTGGTGGCCGTGGCGGTGCGCCCGGTCCGCGCGCGGAACGTCGCCTCCGCCTGGCTGATGATCCTCATCGCCGTCGTCGCGCTGGGCTCGCTCCTCCTGCTGCTCGGCGCCGCCCGCGCGGGCGCCTGAGCGAGGCGCCCGCCTGCGTCACGCCCGGCCGCGCGCCGCGAGGAGCGTCGTGAGCACGGCCGCCCCGCGCTCCGCGTCGGGGGAGGTCACGAGGCGCGCCCGTCCGCCGCGGAGCTGGACGACGAGGCCGGGCCCGGAGCGGGTGACGTAGGCGACGCCGCGCCCCGAGAGCCGCAGGCCCCAGCCGCCCCACTGGCCGGGCGACACGTCCTCCCAGCCGCCCGACTCGATCCGGTCGAGGGGCACGCGCATGACCGGGATCCGGGTCCACGAGGAGGTGATGCGGAGCCCGCGCGCGTCGACCGTGACGTCGACGCGCGCCAGGGCGAGCACCGCCAGCCCGGCCAGCACCAGCGGCAGGGACGAGAGCGCGGCGGTCCCCGCGTCGAGGCCCGCGGTCTGCACGGCCACGACGATCCCGAGCGCGACGACGGCGGCGCCGACGCCGGCGAACCACGCGCTCCCGGCGTGCGTCCGCCAGGCGACGCGCGCGGTGGCGGCCACCCGGAGCGACGGCACGTCGTGCGCGGCCACCGGGGCGGCGCCGCGGACGAGCGCGAGGAAGGGGACGGCCGCCGCGAGGAGGCCGACGCCGATGATCACGACGGCCCACGCGACGGGGAGCGTCCCGTCGCCGGTCGCATGGCGGAGGGCGATGACGATCCACGCGGCGGCGAGGCTGCCCGCGACGACGTGGACGACGCCCGCCCAGGTGGCCGCGGTGCGCCGGTCGGCCGCGCGCAGGCCGACCACGGCGACCACCACGGCTGCGGCGGCGAGGCCCAGGGCGACCGCGAGCATCGTCCACGGCGAGCCCCAGCCGTCGGGGGTCCCGTCGGCGGCGAAGTGCACGGCGATGCGGGCGGGCAGCGACGGCCCGAGCCCGACCGCCGCCGCGACGAGGGCGAGCAGGAGGACGACCCCGGGGGCGACGACCGCGATGCGGGTCCCGGTCGGCATGGATCGCGTGTCGGTCATCGTGCTCCCTTGATCATGGTGAGGAGGTCGTCGAGCGGGACCCCGAGGGTCTCCGCCTGGTCGCGCAGCTCCTCGACGAGCGTGCGCAGGCGGTCGAACGAGGCGTGGCCGGAGCGGATCACCGTCGCGCCACGGCCGCGCCGCAGCTCGATGAGGCCGTCCTCCTGGAGGGCCGCGTACGCGCGGAGGACCGTGTGCATGTTCACGTCGACGGACGCCGCGAGGTCGCGCGCCGACGGCAGGCGCTCCCCGCTCGCGAGGTCGCCGCGGGCGATGGCGTGGCGGATCTGCGTGGCGACCTGCTCCGCCAGCGAGGCCCGGGCGGCCGGGTCGACGGTAATGAGCATGTTTGCATTGTATGCGAACAATGCCCGGCATCACCAGACCCGGTCGTCGTGCGCGCGACGCCCGTGCCCTCGCTTCCGCCCCCGGCGCGGCCTAGCGTGGGGACATGGAGGACCGCGGGGGGCGGCCCTCCGACGCACGGCGTCGGAGGCGTGGGTTCGGTCTGCGCCGCGGCGGGGTCGGCCCCGATGCGGCGCGCATGATCGCCGAGTCCCCCATCCGCGCGGGCGTCGAGCGCGGGATGGTGCGCACGCTCACGGTCATCGGCCCCCTGCTGGCCCTGCTGTCGCTCCCCGCGCTCGTGGTCGAGGACGCGACGGGCGGGGCCGTCCCGCCCGCCCTGGCCGTCGTGCTCTGCCTGGCCGCGCTGATGATCGCGGCGGTGCCGGCCTCGCTCGTGCCGCGCGGGCTGCCCGCGTACGGGTGCCTGCGCCTCTCGGCCCTCCTCTACGTGGCGCTCATCGCGATCGAGCCGCTGCGGCTGGCGGATGCGGCGCTCCCCGACGCGGCCCCCTGGCTCATCGCCCTGTCCTGCGTCGGCTTCAGCTGCCTCGCGATCGGGGTGCGGGATCCGCTGCGCGCCGTCGCCGCCTGCTGGGCGTGCGTCGCCCTCGTCGCGTGGATCTACGCCGACCGCCTGCCCACGGCGGAGCTCGTCGTGCAGGCCGTCGGCCTCGCGGGCATCGCGGTCGCGCTGGTCCTCGGCGTCCGCGCGCTGCGCGTGCGGGCGAGCAGCGCCGACGCGGCCGAGCGCCGGGCCCGGGACCTGTTCGAGAGCTCCCGCCGACGCGCCGCGCTCGCGGCGGAGCGCGTGCGCACGGACGCGCTCCTGCACGACACGGTGCTCGCCGCCCTGCTGTCAGCCGCCGGGAAGGACGCGCCCGACCGGGTCGCGCGGATGGCCCGGTCCGCCCTCGACATCGTCACCGGCACCGCGGGCCGACCCGATGCCCGCTCCCGCCGCGTGCGCTTCGGCGACGCGGTGGCCGCGGCCGACCGCGAGATCGCCGCGCTGGAGGGGCTCGCGCGGCTCGACCTCGCCCGGGCCGCCGCGGTGGAGCTGCCGTCCGCGGCGGCCGACGCCCTCGTCGCCGCGATGCTGCAGGCCCTCAGCAACAGCGTCACGCATGCCCGGGCCGCGACCGTCCGCACCGCGACGGCCGGGCCCACCCACGACGGCGGGGTGCGGATCCGCGTGCGCGACGACGGCGGCGGCTTCGATCCCGCGCACGTCGCGCCGGACCAGCTCGGGGTGCGCGTGTCGATCCTCGAGCGCATGCGGCAGGTGGGCGGCTACGCCGAGGTCCGCCCGGAGCCGGGCCGCGGCACCACGGTCGTGCTCCGCTGGGAGCCGGACCACGAGGCGACCCCGGACGTCCCCGGGAGCGGGAGCCGCGCGGGCCTGGTCCCGCGGCGCGCGCTGTCCGCGACGATGACGGCCCTCATCATGGGCGCGATCGTCGTGGCGACCGTCGAGGCGGCGCTCGTCTTCCAGGCCCTCGGGCCCGTGATCGCCGCCGTGCTCGGCCTGGCCGCGCTGCCGGTCCTCGTCCGCGGGGCGCGCTCCGGGCGGATGCGCACCCGCACCGCCTGGGTCCTCGCGGGCGTGGGCGGGGTGATCTGCGCGACCGCCACGGTCGGCCTCTCGCCCGACGAGGTCGACTCCGTGACGATCTCCTGGCTCACCTGCGGCATCCTCGCCGCCTGCGTCCTGGTGTGGATGGCCGGCCACCGCCTGCCCCCGCTCGTGGCCACGGGCTTCCTCGTGACGGCGATCGCGGTGTGGGGCGGCCCCGCCGACGTGGTGCGCCTGGGCCTCGCCGCGGAGATCGTGCTGGTCGCCGCGGGCCTCCTGCTGCACCGGGCGCTCCGCGACGTCACCGCGGCGACCCGTCGGGCGGGCGCGGCCGCGCGGGAGACCCTGCGGTGGCAGGCCGAGATCGACGCCTACCAGCTCGAGCGGCAGGACCGGCTGCGCACGGCGGCCGGCGAGGTCGCGCCCGTGCTCCGCCGGATCGTCGCGGACGACGGCGCGCTGGACGACGCGTCGCGGGCGGAGTGCGGCGTGCTCGAGCAGACGCTGCGGGACGAGATCCGCGGCCGGCGCCTGCTGAACGACGGCCTGCGGCGGGTGATCCGCGCCCACCGCCGACGGGGCGCGCAGGTGCAGGTGCTCGACGACGGCGGCCTGGACGACCTGGCGCCGGACGCGCTCGACGCGCTCCTCGACGACGTCGCCGAGGTGCTCCGCCCGCTGCGGTCGAGCCGCATCGTGGTCCGCACGAGCGACCCGCAGTCCGGCGCGGCCGTCACGATCGTCGCGTCGTCACCCGACGAGATCGCGGCCGCGCTGGGCCTCGAGAGCGACGAGGAGGTCGAGCTGTGGACGTCGATCCCCCGGCCACCCGCCTAGCGTCGGGCCGCGCCCCGTCGCGCGGCCCGGGGATGCGCGGCCCGGCCGGCGGTCAGCGCCCGTCGTACGCGGCCTGCAGCTCAGCCACGACGAGCCGGCCCATGCCCATCATCGCGGCCATGGCGCGCGCGGCGCCCTCCGGGTCGGGGCCGCCGATCGTGGTCGCCATGGCCTCCGGCACCACCTGCCACCAGAACCCCCAGCGGTCGCGCACCCAGCCGCACCGGCCCTCGGTCCCGCCGTCGGCGAAGGCGTCCCAGTAGCGGTCGACCTCCTCCTGGCCGCCGACCGAGATCGACAGCGACAGCGCCTCCGTCGCCTGCATGCCGCCCCCGCCGTTCAGCAGGCGGTGCGGCTGCCCGTCGAGCTCCACGTCGACCACGAGGGCCGTGCCGCGCAGGGCCGGATCCGGGAAGTCGTCCGGGTAGCGCGAGGTGCCGGTGATCCGGGAGCCGGGGAAGAGGTCGACGTAGAATCGCGCCGCCTCCTCGATCTCCTCGCCGAACCAGAGGGTGGGGGTGATGCGCGGCATGGTGGCTCCTCGTGTCCGACGGCGGCCTCGTCGCGCGCCGTCGGGCCCACGCTAGCCACCGGATGCGCCACGGACCAGGGCCGGCCTACGCCGACTCGCGCACCACCAGCTGGTGCCGCACCGTGCGGACCACCTCGGGGCCGGAGCGCGGGAGCTCGCCGGCGATCATCGCGACCGCGAGGTCGAGGGCGTGGCGGGCGAGCTCGTCGAGGTCGACCGCGAGCGTCGTGAGCGTGGGCGCGAGCAGCCGGCCGATCGAGAGGCCGTCGATGCCGGCCACGCGCACGTCGCCCGGCACGTCCACGCCCGCACGGCGGCAGGCGGAGAGCACCCCGAGCGCGCACACGTCGTTGAACGCGACGATCGCGTCGGCCGTTCGGGGACGGGCCACTATCCGCTCGGTCGCCGCGGCGGCCGCCTCCGCGGTGGGCGCCGCGGCCCGCACGACGGTCGCCGCCATCCCCCGGGCCGCGAAGGCCTCGAGGAGCAGGCCCGCGCGCACGCTCGGTCCCGCGGCGACGGCGGCGTCGAGCACGACCGGGTGCGCGACGCCGGCCGCCTGCAGGTGGTCGGCGAGCGCGTCGATCGCCTCCGAGGGATCGAGGAGGACGGCGGCGCGCTCGGGCTCGCCGTGCGGATCCAGCTCCACGACCGGCACCGAGCCGAGGCGGGCGATCCATTCGCCGGCGCGCGTGCCGAGGGTGCCGATCACCGCGTCGGTCTGCGCGCCGAGCGCCTGGACCATGCGGTCGGAGTCGGCGGCGAGGCCCACGTCGGCGAGCGACACGTTCCAGCCGCGGGCCGCGGCGACCCGCACGACCGCGGACGCGAGCTCGGGCGACCACGGGTTCCGCAGGTCGTCGACCACGAGGCCGAGCTGGTGGTCGCCGCCCGTCACGAGCCCGCGGCCGAAGCGCGACGGGCGGTACGCGAGCTGCTCCGCGGCGTCGAGCACGCGCCGCTTCGTCGCCTCGCTGATGCCCGGCATGCCGTTCATCGCGCGCGTCACCGTCTGCCGGGAGACCCCGGCGGCGGCCGCGACGTCGTGGATCGTGGGCCGGCCGGCCGGGTCCCTCGTGGGCTCCCGGCCGGCCGCGCCCGCGCCGCTCAGCCGCGCAGGTCCAGCCACGCCACCTGCTCCGGGGTGAGCTCGATCGACAGGCCGCGCATGGAGGAGCGGACCTCGGTGATGGTGCGCGGTCCGAACAGCGGGAAGGTCGGGAACGGCTGCGCGAGCACGTAGGCGAGGGCGATCGCCGTGGCCTGCACGCCGTGCTCGGCCGCGAGCTCCTCGGCGCGGCGCAGGCGCTCGAAGTTGTCGTCGCCGTAGTAGCAGCGCACGAGCTCCGGGTCGCTCAGGTCGTCCGGGCGGGCGCGGCCGGTGAAGAAGCCGCGGGCCTGCGACGACCACGGCAGCAGCGGGATCTGCCGCTCCTCGAGCCACGCCTTGGACGCGGGATCCGTGACGTGCACGCATCCGGCCCACGGCACGTCGTACGCCTCGGCCAGGCCGAAGTGGTCGCTCAGCGCCTGGAACCCGGCGCGGCCGTTCGCCTGCGCGTAGGCCTGCGCCTCGTCGAAGCGCTCGGGCGTCCAGTTCGAGACGCCGTAGGAGCGGATCCGGCCGGCGCGCTGGTGCTCGTCCATCACGTCGACGAACTCCCCGACCGGCACCTCGGGGTTGTCGCGGTGCATGAGGTAGATGTCGGCGTAGTCGGTGCCCTGGCGGTCGAGGCTCTCGAGCAGCTGGCTCGTGAGCGACTCGGGGTCGCAGTGCGGGGTGTGCGCGCCCTTGGTGATGACGACGACGTCCTCGCGGATGCCGCGGTTCCGGATCCAGCTGCCGAGGCGCCCCTCGAGCACGCCGCCGCCGTAGATGTAGCCGGTGTCGAATGCGTTGCCGCCCTGCTCGACGAAGTGGTCGAAGATCGCGGACGCGTGCGCCAGGTCGGGCTGGTTGTCGACGCCCATGACGAGCCGCGACATGCGCTTGCCGACGCCCGGGATCTCGCCGTAGAGCATCGTGCTGTCGTCGCGCACCCGCAGCGGCCGGCCGGAGACGGTGGGGATGTCCGCGTCCTCGGCCTCGAACGGGTAGCGGAGCTGGAGCGCGGCGCGCCAGCGGTCGAGCGTGCGGGCGGTCGCGAGGGTCTCGTCGAGCGTCATCTGCGCGGCCTCGCCCAGTCCCGCGGCGAGCGCGTCGGTCGTGGCGTCGGCCTCGATCGCGTACGGCTTCGCGCCCGTGAAGGAGAGCGTGCGCGGCTCCTCGCCGACGACCTGGACCTCGATGGTCGGGGCGTCGCCGAGGGTCCACGGGTCGCTGAGGTGGATGCGGCCCCTCGAGCCCAGGATCGTGAGCCCCTGCGGTTCGTCGAGGGCGACGCCCGCGCGGAGGGTCGCGGTGATGCCGGGCCGCCCCGCGCCGCCGCGGTAGGTCGCCCGCGCGACGGACCACTCGTCGACGCCGGTCGGGCCGACGGTGCCGTCCACCTCGAGCGTCAGCGGCTCGGCGACGGCGATCCCGGTCGCGGCCTGCACGACGGCGGCCACGCCGGTGACGGTGTAGCCGCCCACGTCGAGGATCCCGCCGCCCGCGGTCGCGGTGTCGTAGAGGCGGCCGGTGCGGGATCCGGTGCGGAAGGAGAAGGACGCGTCGACGTGGGCGAGCTCGCCGATGACGCCGTCGCGCACCAGCTCGAGGAGCGCCGCCGTCTGCGGGTGGAAGCGGTACATGTACGCCTCGACGAGCGGCAGGCCCGCCTCGCGGGCCGCGTCGACGAGCGCCATGGCGGTGCCGTGGTTGACCGCGAGCGGCTTCTCGCAGAGGACGGCCTTGCCGGCGTCGAGCGCGCGGATCACGAGGTCGGCGTGGCCGGTGTGCACGGTCGAGATGTAGACGGCATCGACGGCGGGATCCGCGAGGGCGGCCTCGTAGTCGCCGCCCGCGACGTCGGCGAAGCCGTGGTCGGCGGCCTCCGTCGCGAAGGCCCGTGCGCGCTCCGTGCGGGAGCTGCCGGCCGCCACGAGGCGCGCGTCGCGCGTGCTCGCGGGCAGCTGGGAGAGGAAGCGGCGGGCGATGGAGCCCGGGCCGAGGACCGCCCAGCCGGGTGCGGTCGTGGTGGTCGGGGTGGGGTCGGTCATGGTGGAGCCCTTCGCGGCGTCGTCGGCGTGAACGTTCACGACGACGCTACGGGGCTGCGTCCGGCGCGGTCAAGAGGCTAGGCGCGTATGGGTCGTGAACGTTCACGACATAGCAGGAGAACGGACCCCTCCTCCGGGAGGATCCCGAGCCCACGCCGGACGCATGCGGCGTGGGCGCACCGCGCTCCCCGACCGCGATCCCGCCGCTAGCGTCCGCTCGCGGAGGCGGAGGGGGCGGGCGTCGGGGTGTCCCGGCGCGACCGCCGGCGCCTCCGCTCCCGGCCGCGCGACCGCGCGGCCCCCTCACCGAGAAGGAGAACCCCCATGCACCTCGTCCGACACCGCAGCCCCCCGCGATCCGCGCGGCGCCCGCCGCGGGATCCACTCCCGCCTGCTGGCCCTCCTCGCCGCCGTCGCCGCCGTCGCGGCCCTCACCGCCGTCGGCGCCGCCCCGGCGAGCGCCGACCAGAGCTACCGGTCCGGCCTCCCCGTGATCGCGGGATCGCGCATCGACTCGTCGGCGGGGACCTGCACGGTCGGCGCCGTCCTCATCCCCCGCAGCTGGTACCTGTCGCTCACCCCCTACCAGCGGGCCACCCGGTACATCGTCACCGCGGCGCACTGCGGGCCGATGTACTCGACCGTCCACTTCGGCACCGCGGCCATCGGCACGGTCGACTGGATCTCGCCCCACGACTCCGACATCGAGCTCATCCGCGTCTCGCCCCAGCCCGACGAGCGCACGCTGTACTGCCGGTCGCACCACTCCTCGGCGGCGTTCTGCAGCCCCATCCAGACGTACACGGCGCGCGCGAACAGCCAGGTGTTCATGCCGAACCGCGGCCGCATCGGCCGCCAGCCGATCCAGGGCACCGCCAGCGCCGAGGGGCGGTTCTGCACCAGCGGGTTCGCGTCCGGCGTCAAGTGCGTCTTCCAGCCGGTGAGCCTGCCCCGCGGCGTCCAGACGAGGTGGAGCCACATGTCGGCGGGCGAGACGGACGAGCACGACGCGATCACCGGCGGCGACTCCGGCGGCCCCGTGGTCTCGTACGGGAACCAGCTGCTCGGCATCATCTCCGGCAAGACGGCCGACGGCCACTACCTGCTCTACACGTCGAGCGCGCAGATGCTCGCGGAGCTGCCGGCCTACGTGCTGGCGCCCACGCGCTGATCCCGCGCCCGGGGGTCGGCGGGCGTCCGCCGGCCACCGGGCCCGGCCCCTTCCGCGGTCGCGCCGGCCGTGCGCGAGGGGGGCCCGTGCCCGCCCCTGCGGGCCTCGGTGAGCTGAGCCGCGCATCCGCCGCCGGCCGTCACGCGGGGAACCGCACCCCCGTCAGCTCCTCCGAGAGCGTCCAGATCCGGCGGGCGTCCGCCTCGACCGCGACGCGCGGGAACGGCGGCAGGGCGGTCGGGCCGCCGCCGAGGTGCCCGGGGCCGCGCGGGCCGTACATCCGGCCGCCGCCGTCGGGCGCCGTGGCGGCGACGAGCGCGGGCAGGTAGGCGGTCTCGACCGTGCCGACGAGGATCCCCAGCCGCGACAGCAGCCGGATCGTCCGCACGTCGAGCCCGTCGCGCGAGCGGCCCGTCGCCGGGCGCGCCGCGAGCAGGCTGGTCGGCGCGATGCCCGGGTGCGCGAGGGCGCTCGTGATCCCCCAGCCGCCCGCCGCGCTCCGCCGCTGGAGCTCCAGCGCGAAGAGCCCGAACGCGATCTTCGACGAGCTGTACGCGCGCATCGCGTCGTAGCGACGCTCCCACTGGAGGTCGTCCCACGCCACGGCGTTCGCCCCGGCGGCGATGCTCACCTGCGAGACGACGCGCGCGGATCCCGCCCGCAGCAGCGGCAACAGCCGGCCCACGAGCGCGACGTGGCCGAGGTGGTTGGTGCCGATCTGCAGCTCGAAGCCGTCGGCGGTGGTGCGGCGCTCGGGCGGCGTCATGACGCCGGCGTTGGCGACGAGCAGGTGCAGGGGTGCGCCCTCGTCGGCGAGCCGGGCGGCGAGCGCCTCGACGGATCCGAGCGAGGCCAGGTCGAGGTCGTGCAGCGCGACGCGGGCGGCGGGGTGGCGCTCGCGGATCCGCGCCACGGCCGCCTCGCCCTTCCGGCGGTCGCGCACGGGCAGCAGCACCTCGGCGCCGGCGCCCGCGAGCCGGGTGGCGAGCGCGAGGCCGATGCCGTCGCTGCCTCCCGTGACGAGGGCGCGGCGACCGGTGAGGTCGGGGACGGGGATGTCGAGGGGGCGACGGGGCATGGCGGATCCTCCTGGTGGCGGCGATGCGGACGTCCCGCACCGGCTGCCCCGAGCCTGGGCGTAGCGCCGTCCGGCAACCAGGGCGCGACGAGACGTGGATCGGCGGGTCCTGGCTGCGGCGGCGACACCCCGGGAGGATGGACGGGACAGACGGAGGACGCATGCGCCAGATGGATCCCGCGGGGCTCGCCGAGTTCCTCCGCCGACGCCGCGAGGCGCTCCAGCCCGAGGACGTCGGGCTCGCCCGCACCGCGCGCCGCCGCACGAGCGGGCTCCGGCGCGAGGAGGTCGCGGCGCTCTCGAGCATGTCCGCCGACTACTACGCGCGCATCGAGCGCGGCAGCAGCCCGCAGCCGTCGGAGCAGATGCTCGCGGCGATCGCCCACGGCCTCCACCTCACGGTCGACGAGCGCGACCACCTGTTCCTCCTCGCGGGCCACCAGCCGGCGGCGCGCAGCGGATCCGGCGACCACGTGGGGCCGGGCCTCCAGCGGATCCTCGACCGGCTCGTCGACACGCCCGCCGAGGTGGTGACCGAGCTCGGCGAGACGCTGATGCAGACCCCGCTCGGCGTCGCGCTCACGGGCGACACCGCGCACCTCACGGGGCCGGAGCGGAGCATCGGGTACCGGTGGTTCGCGGATCCCGCCAGCCGCCGCCTCTACCCCGAGGAGGACCACGCGGCCCTCGGGCGGCTCTGGGTCTCCGGGCTGCGGGAGGTCGCGACCCGGCGCGGCCCCGGATCCCGCGCAGCCGGCTTCGTGGACCTGCTGCTCCCCCGGAGCGCCGAGTTCCGCGCCCTGTGGGCGGCGCACGAGGTGGGCCTGCGGCCGAGCGCCGTCAAGCGCTTCGAGCACCCGGAGCTCGGCCGGCTCGAGCTCTCCTGCCAGACCCTCACGGACCCGGAGCGGGCGCACCACCTGCTCGTCTACACGGCCGCGCCCGGCTCCGAGAGCCACGAGAAGCTGCGGCTGCTCGGGGTGATCGGGGCGCAGCAGCTGGGGTGAGGGTGCCCCGATCCTGGTCAGTCGAGGAAGTAGCTGCGGACCTTCTCCTCGGAATCCAGGATGAGCTCCGTCTCGACCCCCACCGAGCGGGCAAGTTCCACCGACCCTAGGAGGGCCGCCTCGACGTCGGGCGAGAATGCGCGCTCAAGCACTCTGAGACAGGCGGACATGCTGACGTCGAGCTCGTCGATGAGATCTTGGTGCTCGTCGGCGAGGCGCTCGTCGAGCTGGCGCTGTTCCTGGAGGTAGCCCTCGATCAGCGCAGCCTCTCGTCGGGAGAGCGCGGAGGACACAGCGGAATGCATGACC
This is a stretch of genomic DNA from Clavibacter zhangzhiyongii. It encodes these proteins:
- a CDS encoding helix-turn-helix transcriptional regulator gives rise to the protein MRQMDPAGLAEFLRRRREALQPEDVGLARTARRRTSGLRREEVAALSSMSADYYARIERGSSPQPSEQMLAAIAHGLHLTVDERDHLFLLAGHQPAARSGSGDHVGPGLQRILDRLVDTPAEVVTELGETLMQTPLGVALTGDTAHLTGPERSIGYRWFADPASRRLYPEEDHAALGRLWVSGLREVATRRGPGSRAAGFVDLLLPRSAEFRALWAAHEVGLRPSAVKRFEHPELGRLELSCQTLTDPERAHHLLVYTAAPGSESHEKLRLLGVIGAQQLG
- a CDS encoding SDR family oxidoreductase, with product MPRRPLDIPVPDLTGRRALVTGGSDGIGLALATRLAGAGAEVLLPVRDRRKGEAAVARIRERHPAARVALHDLDLASLGSVEALAARLADEGAPLHLLVANAGVMTPPERRTTADGFELQIGTNHLGHVALVGRLLPLLRAGSARVVSQVSIAAGANAVAWDDLQWERRYDAMRAYSSSKIAFGLFALELQRRSAAGGWGITSALAHPGIAPTSLLAARPATGRSRDGLDVRTIRLLSRLGILVGTVETAYLPALVAATAPDGGGRMYGPRGPGHLGGGPTALPPFPRVAVEADARRIWTLSEELTGVRFPA